In Virgibacillus sp. NKC19-16, a single genomic region encodes these proteins:
- a CDS encoding FtsW/RodA/SpoVE family cell cycle protein: MSKKQSYYIQSDFIFLFILFVCTSLLALYNAQQLEQNEGSNFVLLQAIWFSIGACVVAAIQFIDMDQLYKASIFIYGFGVLVLAVLLVSPESIAQPVNGAKSWFQLFGVSMQPGEFAKISTIIFLAATISRHKTKFEANTLKTDSYLLLKLITITVIPVFLIMQQPDFGTAMVYLFIVGIIIILSGIDWKIITALIVGSLTILAAVFTLVIQFPEAAGELGIERYQVDRIMTWFDPTQPSSDATWHFDRAHMALGSGSLFGKGLGNLEVPYPEAHTDFIFSVIGESFGFIGSAVVIFLYFMLLYKLVTLGLNTFRHSPFAAYLCFGYFSLILIHVFQNIGMTVGIMPVTGIPLLLISYGGSSVLSTMIGYGIVYRVAVEHTIQSDYLFK; the protein is encoded by the coding sequence GCACAGCAGTTAGAACAAAATGAAGGAAGTAATTTTGTTCTCTTGCAGGCCATCTGGTTTAGTATTGGTGCGTGTGTTGTAGCAGCTATTCAATTCATTGATATGGACCAATTATATAAAGCTAGTATTTTTATCTATGGATTTGGTGTGCTTGTTCTTGCTGTATTGTTAGTGAGTCCGGAAAGTATTGCGCAGCCGGTGAATGGTGCGAAAAGCTGGTTTCAGTTGTTTGGTGTTTCTATGCAGCCAGGCGAGTTTGCGAAGATTTCCACCATTATATTTTTGGCGGCAACGATAAGCAGGCATAAAACAAAATTTGAAGCAAATACATTGAAAACAGATAGCTATTTATTGCTCAAACTTATTACAATTACAGTTATCCCGGTTTTTCTTATTATGCAGCAGCCTGACTTTGGAACGGCTATGGTTTATCTGTTTATTGTGGGTATCATTATTATTTTGTCCGGAATCGATTGGAAAATTATAACGGCGTTAATTGTTGGCAGTTTGACAATCCTCGCAGCAGTCTTTACACTTGTTATCCAATTCCCTGAAGCTGCCGGGGAGCTTGGAATTGAGCGATATCAGGTGGACCGGATAATGACCTGGTTTGACCCAACTCAACCTTCCAGTGACGCAACCTGGCACTTTGATCGTGCCCATATGGCATTGGGGTCAGGAAGTCTATTTGGCAAAGGCTTGGGCAACTTGGAAGTGCCATATCCAGAGGCACACACCGACTTTATCTTTTCTGTTATTGGAGAAAGCTTTGGTTTTATAGGTAGCGCAGTTGTCATCTTCTTGTATTTTATGCTGTTATATAAGTTGGTAACGCTGGGGTTAAATACGTTTAGACATTCGCCATTTGCAGCATATTTATGCTTTGGTTACTTCAGTTTAATACTGATTCATGTATTTCAAAATATCGGTATGACGGTTGGAATTATGCCGGTTACTGGTATTCCGCTACTGTTAATCAGCTATGGCGGGAGTTCCGTATTATCCACCATGATTGGATACGGAATCGTCTATCGGGTAGCAGTGGAACATACCATACAAAGTGATTATCTTTTTAAATAG
- a CDS encoding hemolysin family protein, with product MASAIGVLIVLLLLNAFFAASEIAFVSLNENKVKRMADDGDKKAQKLYNLINEPSRFLATIQIGITLAGFLASAFAADFFAGPLAEALYNLGVPISQDVLETISVVAITIILSYFTLVFGELVPKQLALQKAELIANIATTPVTWLFKICLPIVKFLQFSTNNTVKLFGVDPDADNEEATEEDIRIMVEAGGEKGTIQKGEHVMIQNIFEFNDKDASDIITHRTDMSVLSIDATLDETIKLVNKEKYTRFPVYEGDIDNIIGILHAKDLLQLDHRDEGAFNLKEMIRKPYFVLETQHIDILFKDMQKNNMHIAIVLDEYGGTEGLITIEDVIEEIVGDIFSESDGANVSEEEIKKIDPATFSIVGTIHLHEVEDVLEIELPTETYDTLSGFLIDQLGYFPHAGEKATVNYENIVFEVEEVTEKRIEKVVATTKEEE from the coding sequence TTGGCTAGTGCTATAGGTGTTCTTATCGTATTACTTTTACTGAACGCATTTTTTGCCGCATCAGAGATAGCTTTCGTTTCATTAAATGAAAATAAAGTCAAGCGAATGGCTGATGACGGAGATAAAAAGGCGCAAAAGCTTTATAATCTTATCAATGAACCAAGCCGTTTCCTTGCAACCATTCAGATCGGGATTACATTAGCCGGGTTTTTAGCAAGTGCTTTTGCAGCCGACTTCTTTGCAGGGCCACTGGCTGAGGCGTTATATAATTTAGGTGTCCCGATTTCTCAAGACGTGCTTGAGACGATTTCCGTTGTTGCAATAACCATTATCCTATCCTATTTCACCCTGGTTTTTGGGGAGCTTGTCCCAAAACAGCTTGCACTGCAGAAAGCTGAATTAATTGCAAATATCGCTACTACACCCGTAACTTGGTTATTTAAAATCTGTTTACCTATAGTAAAGTTCCTGCAATTTTCCACAAATAACACTGTTAAATTGTTTGGCGTTGATCCAGATGCAGATAACGAAGAAGCAACAGAAGAAGACATTAGAATAATGGTTGAAGCCGGCGGGGAAAAAGGGACAATCCAGAAGGGTGAACATGTCATGATTCAAAATATCTTTGAATTCAATGATAAGGATGCTTCCGATATTATCACACACCGGACGGATATGTCTGTTTTATCCATTGATGCTACGTTGGATGAAACCATTAAATTAGTAAATAAGGAGAAATACACCCGGTTCCCTGTATATGAAGGGGACATCGATAATATTATTGGGATCTTACATGCAAAAGATTTACTTCAATTGGATCATCGGGACGAGGGAGCTTTTAATCTAAAAGAAATGATCCGTAAGCCCTATTTTGTATTAGAAACCCAGCATATAGATATTTTATTCAAAGACATGCAGAAGAACAACATGCATATTGCCATCGTACTTGATGAATATGGTGGCACGGAAGGTTTAATTACTATCGAGGATGTCATTGAGGAAATCGTTGGGGATATATTTAGTGAGAGCGACGGCGCTAACGTATCCGAGGAAGAAATCAAAAAGATTGACCCAGCAACATTTTCCATTGTCGGTACCATTCATCTCCACGAAGTAGAAGATGTACTCGAGATCGAATTGCCTACAGAAACGTATGATACATTAAGTGGCTTCCTCATTGACCAGCTCGGTTATTTCCCGCACGCAGGAGAAAAAGCTACAGTGAATTACGAGAACATCGTTTTTGAAGTCGAAGAAGTAACGGAGAAACGAATCGAAAAAGTAGTAGCAACAACCAAAGAAGAAGAATAA
- a CDS encoding ABC-F family ATP-binding cassette domain-containing protein, producing MIVMQLNELSKSFGADEILSNVKLEVKSNDRIAIVGRNGSGKSTLLKIMASELTYDEGELFRPKNLTIGYLSQHTALDSVKTIWDEMADVFQHLTAQEQELRAMERKMEQASELSGTHYEKLLQDYDKLQQTFQNEGGYTYEADIKAVLTGLNFQDYDYNTPINELSGGQKTRLALGQLLLKKPELLLLDEPTNHLDIDTLGWLENYLMSYPGAVVIVSHDRYFLDKTVAIVYEISRHKTKKYHGSYSKYLEQKAIDYEKELNEFEKQQTEINKMEDFIQRNIARASTTKRAQSRRKQLQKMEKLDKPLGAEISANFSFQINRRSGNDVLKIDDLSFRYEEESGNLFSSVNLHVNRGERIALIGPNGVGKTTLLKAILGSVKPTSGQVQPGTNVQIGYYDQEQANLSSSKTVLLELWDAYPNVNEKDIRTVLGNFLFSGDDVLKLVNSLSGGEKARLALAKLMMQKANLLILDEPTNHLDIDSKEVLEAALIDFPGTIIFVSHDRYFINKITDQVAEMQTGGITIYLGDYDYYMEKKQEEAEIARLQQTEETVQKTDQKKRSFQEDKQAQREERKKQRRIAELEETIEKLELEIAILEEKMTEPDIYQDHEKALELTKQTSELKQQIDPLMEEWTALQEE from the coding sequence ATGATAGTAATGCAATTAAATGAGCTTTCGAAATCTTTCGGGGCTGATGAAATTTTATCAAATGTAAAACTTGAAGTGAAAAGCAATGATCGAATAGCTATTGTTGGGAGAAACGGTTCAGGTAAATCGACGTTACTCAAAATTATGGCCAGCGAGTTAACCTATGACGAAGGTGAATTATTTAGGCCAAAAAACCTTACGATCGGATATTTATCGCAGCATACAGCTTTAGATTCTGTAAAAACAATTTGGGATGAAATGGCTGATGTATTCCAGCACTTAACCGCTCAAGAACAGGAACTCAGAGCCATGGAACGAAAAATGGAACAAGCATCAGAACTCTCCGGCACACATTATGAAAAACTTCTGCAGGATTATGATAAGTTGCAACAAACGTTTCAAAACGAGGGTGGCTACACCTATGAAGCAGATATCAAGGCAGTGCTGACCGGCTTGAATTTTCAGGATTATGATTACAACACACCTATTAATGAACTCAGCGGCGGGCAAAAGACACGCCTGGCATTAGGACAACTTTTATTAAAAAAACCGGAACTGCTCCTATTAGATGAGCCAACAAACCATTTGGATATTGATACACTTGGGTGGCTGGAAAACTATCTTATGAGCTATCCCGGTGCGGTAGTGATTGTTTCCCATGATCGTTATTTTCTAGATAAAACGGTGGCTATTGTTTATGAAATTTCCCGCCATAAAACGAAGAAATACCATGGGAGCTACAGCAAATATCTAGAGCAAAAAGCCATTGATTATGAGAAGGAATTAAACGAATTTGAGAAACAGCAAACCGAAATTAACAAAATGGAAGATTTTATCCAGCGTAATATTGCCCGTGCATCGACAACAAAACGCGCACAAAGCCGCAGGAAACAGCTGCAGAAGATGGAAAAATTAGATAAACCATTAGGCGCTGAGATTTCAGCAAATTTCTCTTTCCAGATTAATAGAAGAAGCGGCAATGATGTCCTTAAAATAGACGATCTATCGTTTCGCTATGAGGAAGAGAGCGGTAATTTATTTTCAAGTGTAAATCTGCATGTGAACAGGGGTGAACGAATTGCTTTGATCGGGCCAAATGGTGTTGGGAAAACAACATTGTTAAAAGCAATCTTAGGAAGCGTGAAACCCACTAGTGGACAGGTGCAACCAGGAACAAACGTGCAAATCGGGTATTATGATCAAGAGCAGGCAAATTTATCCTCCTCCAAGACAGTACTGCTCGAGCTATGGGACGCGTATCCAAATGTTAATGAGAAGGACATTCGAACCGTTTTAGGGAATTTCCTTTTTTCCGGTGACGATGTGTTAAAGCTTGTTAACTCTCTAAGCGGCGGCGAGAAAGCACGTCTTGCGTTAGCCAAATTAATGATGCAAAAAGCTAATCTCCTAATTTTGGATGAACCGACAAATCACTTAGATATTGATAGTAAAGAGGTACTGGAAGCAGCATTGATTGATTTTCCCGGAACAATCATTTTCGTATCCCATGACCGTTATTTTATTAATAAAATAACCGATCAAGTAGCAGAAATGCAAACGGGTGGTATAACGATTTATTTAGGTGATTATGATTATTATATGGAAAAGAAGCAAGAAGAGGCCGAAATAGCCAGACTGCAGCAAACAGAAGAAACCGTTCAGAAAACCGATCAGAAAAAACGCAGCTTCCAGGAAGATAAACAAGCCCAGCGCGAGGAAAGAAAGAAACAGCGCCGTATTGCTGAACTGGAAGAAACAATTGAAAAACTGGAACTCGAAATTGCCATACTGGAAGAAAAGATGACCGAACCGGATATCTACCAGGATCACGAAAAAGCATTGGAACTCACCAAACAAACAAGTGAGCTCAAACAGCAAATTGATCCATTAATGGAAGAATGGACGGCACTGCAAGAAGAATAA
- a CDS encoding redox-sensing transcriptional repressor Rex, translating into MDQNKIPQATAKRLPLYYRFLNNLNHQGKSRVSSKELSEAVKVDSATIRRDFSYFGALGKKGYGYNVEYLLGFFRKTLDQDEVTDVALIGVGNLGTAFLHYNFMKNNNIRIKMAFDTDRDKADTDIGGVPIYHIDDLEAKMEAIKVVILTIPASEAEGITGRLVEQGISGILNFTPARLTVPHYIRVHHIDLAVELQALVYFLKHYPLERKGELDS; encoded by the coding sequence ATGGATCAGAATAAGATACCACAGGCAACAGCGAAGCGTTTACCTTTATATTATCGATTTTTAAATAATTTAAACCATCAGGGGAAGTCACGCGTCTCTTCAAAAGAACTTAGTGAAGCAGTAAAGGTAGATTCGGCAACGATTCGAAGGGACTTTTCCTACTTTGGGGCATTAGGAAAAAAGGGCTATGGCTATAATGTGGAATATTTGCTTGGATTTTTCCGCAAGACATTGGATCAAGATGAGGTGACTGACGTAGCCTTAATTGGTGTAGGGAATTTAGGAACTGCTTTTTTACATTATAATTTTATGAAAAACAATAATATCCGGATAAAAATGGCTTTTGATACAGACAGGGATAAAGCGGATACAGATATTGGCGGAGTGCCGATCTATCATATAGATGATTTGGAAGCGAAAATGGAGGCTATAAAAGTAGTGATTTTAACAATACCCGCAAGTGAAGCGGAGGGAATTACCGGACGATTGGTGGAGCAGGGAATATCAGGAATTCTTAACTTTACACCTGCACGCCTGACCGTACCACATTATATTCGTGTACATCATATTGATTTGGCTGTTGAACTACAGGCGCTTGTGTACTTTCTGAAGCATTATCCATTAGAGAGGAAGGGCGAGCTGGATTCGTAG
- a CDS encoding YdiK family protein: protein MGMAIIYFAMGIGFIYLATQFGDSTWDFTTIIFALVATLDFGVGFRMLSDHFRAKKKK from the coding sequence ATGGGTATGGCAATCATTTATTTTGCCATGGGTATAGGATTCATATATCTAGCAACTCAATTTGGGGATTCAACATGGGATTTTACAACCATCATTTTTGCACTTGTTGCTACACTTGATTTCGGTGTAGGATTTAGAATGTTATCCGACCACTTTCGGGCAAAGAAAAAGAAGTAG
- a CDS encoding CPBP family intramembrane glutamic endopeptidase: protein MPKRYWWVILTYLIMQFSGVIFAPILYLVLPISEFDAVIYWSIISFALALVVVLFLLRPDMKTGNSREAAPIGAMIGWSIIGVFMAFLAQGLAATIEIELLGIDPGSENTQQIMDISRAAPLFMIIPAIIAPVLEEIIFRKIIFGQFYARTNFFIAALLSALIFGFIHLDPTHLLIYASMGFVFAFLYVKTKRILVPIIVHAAMNTIVVAAQFGLTPEDIERMQRELEQMQMIFLGG, encoded by the coding sequence TTGCCAAAACGATATTGGTGGGTCATTTTAACCTATCTTATTATGCAGTTTTCGGGGGTTATTTTTGCGCCCATCCTGTACTTAGTTCTCCCTATAAGTGAATTCGATGCTGTTATTTACTGGTCAATTATAAGCTTTGCTTTGGCGCTTGTGGTTGTGCTTTTCTTATTAAGACCTGATATGAAAACCGGAAATTCACGTGAGGCCGCTCCCATTGGGGCTATGATTGGATGGTCAATAATTGGGGTGTTTATGGCCTTCCTAGCTCAAGGTCTTGCTGCTACGATTGAAATAGAACTGCTTGGAATCGACCCTGGCTCTGAGAATACACAACAGATCATGGATATTTCACGTGCTGCGCCACTATTTATGATTATCCCTGCGATAATAGCACCTGTGTTAGAAGAAATTATCTTCCGTAAAATTATTTTTGGTCAATTTTATGCACGGACTAACTTCTTTATCGCGGCGTTATTGTCTGCTCTAATATTCGGGTTTATTCATTTAGATCCTACACACCTCCTAATTTATGCTTCGATGGGGTTTGTCTTTGCCTTTCTCTATGTGAAGACAAAGCGGATTCTTGTACCTATTATCGTACATGCGGCAATGAACACCATTGTCGTTGCCGCACAATTCGGTTTGACTCCGGAGGACATTGAACGGATGCAGCGAGAACTGGAACAGATGCAGATGATCTTTTTAGGAGGTTAA
- the groES gene encoding co-chaperone GroES, translated as MIKPLGDRVIIELVEQEEKTASGIVLPDSAQEKPQEGKVVAVGSGRVTDNGEKVAPEVAQGDAIIFSKFAGTEVKYEGKEYLILRENDILAVIS; from the coding sequence ATGATTAAACCACTAGGAGATCGCGTAATCATCGAGCTTGTTGAGCAAGAAGAAAAGACTGCAAGCGGTATTGTACTTCCAGACTCTGCACAAGAAAAACCGCAAGAAGGTAAAGTAGTTGCAGTTGGTTCCGGACGAGTAACTGATAATGGTGAAAAAGTTGCTCCAGAAGTTGCACAAGGGGATGCTATTATCTTCTCCAAATTTGCAGGTACGGAAGTGAAATACGAAGGCAAGGAATACTTAATTCTTCGTGAGAATGATATTTTAGCTGTCATTAGCTAA
- the groL gene encoding chaperonin GroEL (60 kDa chaperone family; promotes refolding of misfolded polypeptides especially under stressful conditions; forms two stacked rings of heptamers to form a barrel-shaped 14mer; ends can be capped by GroES; misfolded proteins enter the barrel where they are refolded when GroES binds), which produces MAKQLKFNEDARRAMLRGVDTLADAVKVTLGPKGRNVVLDKKFGSPLITNDGVTIAKEIELEDAFENMGAQLVSEVASKTNDVAGDGTTTATVLAQAMITEGLKNVTSGANPVGIRRGIEKAVEVAVKELQTIAEPIDSKESIAQVASVSSGDEEVGSLISEAMERVGNDGVITIEESKGFNTELEVVEGMQFDRGYASPYMVSDQDKMEAVLEDPYILITDKKIGNIQEVLPILEQVVQQSRPLLIIAEDVEGEALATLVVNKLRGTFNAVAVKAPGFGDRRKAMLEDIATLTGAEVITEDLGLDLKSTEMEQLGRASKIVVTKEHTTIVEGSGNPETISSRVGQIRAQAEETTSDFDKEKLQERLAKLAGGVAVIKVGAATETELKERKLRIEDALNSTRAAVQEGIVSGGGTALVNVYKKVSDLTLDGDESTGASIVLRALEEPVRQIAHNAGLEGSIVVERLKGEEVGVGYDAANVQWVNMVDAGIVDPAKVVRYALQNAASVAAMFLTTEAVVADKPEEDGGAAGGGMPDMGGMGGMGGMM; this is translated from the coding sequence ATGGCTAAACAACTTAAATTTAATGAAGACGCACGTCGCGCAATGCTTCGTGGTGTAGATACATTAGCAGATGCTGTAAAAGTAACACTCGGACCAAAAGGCCGTAATGTTGTATTAGATAAAAAATTCGGTTCTCCATTAATTACAAATGATGGTGTAACAATCGCAAAAGAAATCGAACTGGAAGATGCATTTGAAAATATGGGTGCACAGCTTGTATCCGAAGTAGCATCTAAAACGAATGATGTTGCCGGTGACGGTACAACAACAGCTACAGTACTTGCACAAGCAATGATCACAGAAGGTTTGAAAAACGTAACTTCAGGTGCAAATCCAGTAGGCATCCGTCGCGGGATTGAAAAAGCAGTAGAAGTTGCTGTAAAAGAATTGCAAACCATCGCAGAACCAATTGACAGCAAAGAATCGATTGCTCAAGTTGCATCCGTTTCATCCGGTGACGAAGAAGTCGGAAGCCTGATTTCTGAAGCGATGGAACGCGTTGGTAATGACGGTGTTATCACGATTGAAGAGTCAAAAGGATTCAACACAGAACTTGAAGTTGTTGAAGGTATGCAATTTGACCGTGGCTATGCATCTCCATACATGGTTTCAGACCAGGATAAAATGGAAGCAGTCCTGGAAGATCCATATATTTTAATTACCGATAAGAAAATCGGAAATATCCAGGAAGTATTGCCAATTCTGGAACAGGTTGTACAACAAAGCAGACCGCTTCTAATTATTGCTGAAGATGTTGAAGGAGAAGCACTTGCAACATTAGTTGTGAATAAACTCCGCGGAACATTTAATGCAGTAGCTGTAAAAGCACCTGGATTTGGCGACCGTCGTAAAGCAATGCTTGAAGATATCGCAACATTAACCGGTGCAGAAGTAATTACAGAAGATCTTGGTCTGGATCTTAAGAGCACAGAAATGGAACAATTAGGACGTGCTTCTAAGATTGTTGTTACGAAAGAACATACAACAATTGTAGAAGGATCCGGAAATCCTGAAACCATTTCCTCCCGTGTAGGGCAAATCCGTGCACAAGCAGAGGAAACTACTTCTGATTTTGATAAAGAAAAACTACAAGAACGCCTGGCTAAATTAGCTGGTGGTGTAGCGGTGATCAAAGTCGGTGCTGCAACTGAAACGGAATTGAAAGAACGTAAACTGCGTATTGAAGATGCGTTAAACTCTACACGTGCAGCAGTTCAAGAAGGTATCGTTTCCGGTGGTGGTACAGCACTTGTGAATGTTTACAAGAAAGTAAGTGATTTAACACTTGACGGTGATGAATCAACAGGTGCCAGCATCGTACTTCGTGCACTGGAAGAGCCTGTACGCCAAATCGCCCACAACGCTGGTCTTGAAGGATCAATCGTTGTTGAGCGTCTAAAAGGCGAAGAAGTTGGCGTAGGTTACGACGCTGCAAATGTCCAATGGGTAAACATGGTTGACGCTGGAATTGTTGACCCGGCAAAAGTGGTACGTTATGCACTTCAAAACGCTGCATCTGTAGCAGCAATGTTCCTAACAACCGAAGCTGTAGTCGCAGACAAGCCTGAAGAAGATGGCGGCGCTGCTGGCGGCGGAATGCCTGACATGGGCGGTATGGGTGGAATGGGCGGCATGATGTAA
- a CDS encoding heavy metal translocating P-type ATPase: MAKHEDEKHKHSEHNHHNHDHHHHDGEEHTHDSHQSHAHGHGSHGGHDHGGHGGHGHHDHGDMIGDFKKRFFISLIITIPILALSPMIQTFIGVDWRFAGDMFILFALSTVVFFYGGWPFITGGISELKDKNSGMMTLIALAITIAYGYSTMVVFGWEGNQLFWELATLVDIMLLGHWIEMRSVMGASNALEQLVKLMPNEAHRLDDNDQVQDVPLSELKNNDRVLIKPGEKIPVDGTIFDGNSAIDESMLTGESVPVEKDKGDEVIGGSINKEGSLTVQVEKTGEDSYLSQVITMVREAQESKSRTQDLTNRAAKWLFYLALAAGFATLFIWLLLGYSFDVAIERMVTVMVITCPHALGLAAPLVVAVSTSISAKKGLLIRNRANFEGARNLNAVVFDKTGTLTKGEFGVTNIVPSEGYNEGDLLKYASTVEQNSEHPIATGIVKEAKEQEVALGNLTDFESITGKGIQGKVDGRKVNVVSPGYVSDNNFSYDQQLFNEMSEEGKTVVFVLVEDELAGMVALADMVRETAKEAIASLKKEGVHSIMLTGDNKKVANWVAKQLGIDEVYAEVLPDDKANQVKQIQAKGWKVAMTGDGVNDAPALATADLGIAIGAGTDVAMETADVVLVKSNPNDVVALMDLSKKTYRKMVQNLWWATGYNIFAIPLAAGVLAPIGIVLSPAVGAVLMSLSTIIVAINAKLLKA; the protein is encoded by the coding sequence ATGGCAAAACATGAAGACGAAAAACATAAGCACAGCGAACACAACCACCATAACCATGACCATCACCATCATGATGGTGAAGAACATACCCATGACAGTCATCAAAGTCATGCGCATGGCCATGGTAGTCATGGGGGACATGACCATGGCGGTCACGGAGGTCATGGGCATCATGATCATGGAGATATGATCGGAGATTTTAAGAAACGATTCTTTATTTCTTTAATTATTACCATTCCAATTCTCGCTTTATCGCCTATGATTCAAACCTTTATAGGGGTTGATTGGCGTTTTGCTGGTGATATGTTTATTTTATTTGCATTATCAACAGTCGTATTCTTCTATGGTGGCTGGCCATTTATAACAGGTGGAATTAGTGAGTTGAAAGATAAGAATTCTGGAATGATGACACTCATTGCTCTTGCTATTACCATAGCGTACGGATATAGTACCATGGTTGTATTTGGCTGGGAAGGCAATCAGTTATTCTGGGAACTGGCAACATTGGTCGATATTATGTTACTCGGTCACTGGATTGAAATGCGGTCGGTGATGGGTGCATCTAACGCGCTTGAACAGCTGGTGAAACTTATGCCAAACGAAGCACATCGATTAGATGATAATGATCAAGTACAGGATGTGCCTTTATCAGAGTTGAAAAATAATGACAGGGTACTTATAAAACCGGGCGAAAAGATCCCTGTAGACGGAACGATTTTTGATGGGAATTCAGCTATTGATGAATCTATGCTTACGGGGGAATCCGTTCCGGTTGAAAAAGATAAAGGTGATGAAGTTATCGGCGGATCGATTAATAAGGAAGGCTCCCTTACCGTACAGGTTGAAAAAACGGGGGAAGATTCCTATTTATCACAGGTTATTACAATGGTAAGGGAAGCACAGGAATCAAAATCCAGAACACAGGATTTGACGAACCGCGCGGCTAAGTGGTTATTTTACCTTGCACTAGCTGCCGGCTTTGCGACCTTATTTATTTGGTTGCTCTTGGGGTACTCTTTTGATGTTGCCATTGAACGGATGGTTACCGTTATGGTTATTACCTGTCCGCATGCGCTCGGACTCGCAGCACCTCTTGTTGTAGCAGTTTCTACATCTATTTCTGCCAAAAAAGGATTGTTAATCCGGAACCGTGCTAATTTTGAAGGGGCACGTAATTTGAATGCAGTTGTTTTTGATAAAACAGGTACACTGACAAAAGGTGAATTTGGTGTAACTAATATCGTGCCTAGTGAGGGATATAACGAAGGAGATCTTTTGAAATATGCTTCCACTGTAGAACAAAACTCTGAACATCCGATAGCAACCGGGATTGTGAAGGAAGCGAAGGAACAAGAGGTTGCTTTAGGAAATTTAACTGATTTCGAGTCCATAACAGGAAAAGGAATTCAAGGGAAAGTGGATGGAAGAAAAGTAAATGTTGTCAGTCCGGGTTATGTAAGTGATAATAATTTTAGTTACGATCAGCAGTTGTTTAATGAAATGTCAGAAGAGGGAAAGACCGTTGTATTTGTACTGGTCGAGGATGAATTAGCCGGTATGGTTGCACTTGCCGATATGGTTCGTGAGACTGCCAAAGAAGCAATCGCATCATTAAAAAAAGAGGGCGTTCATTCGATTATGCTTACAGGTGACAATAAGAAAGTAGCAAACTGGGTGGCAAAACAACTGGGTATCGATGAAGTCTATGCAGAAGTTTTACCGGATGATAAAGCGAATCAGGTGAAACAAATACAAGCAAAAGGCTGGAAGGTTGCGATGACGGGTGATGGGGTAAATGACGCACCTGCCTTGGCAACAGCTGATTTGGGGATTGCTATTGGCGCAGGTACGGATGTAGCAATGGAAACAGCTGATGTGGTGCTTGTGAAAAGCAACCCAAACGATGTTGTGGCATTAATGGATTTATCGAAAAAAACGTATCGAAAAATGGTCCAGAATCTCTGGTGGGCAACAGGTTATAATATTTTTGCCATACCACTGGCAGCAGGTGTCCTAGCACCCATTGGCATTGTACTAAGTCCTGCAGTAGGGGCAGTATTGATGAGTTTGAGTACCATTATTGTTGCGATCAATGCAAAACTATTAAAAGCTTAA
- a CDS encoding glutaredoxin family protein, with protein MAKYHLEIYTRPTCSDCQDLKKFLESHRIPNKQYDLAKQPSKEKDLINITGNRIVPALVFSDPSLLRLVRKPKSMIGFERNKDEIKRLLNVG; from the coding sequence ATGGCTAAATATCATCTGGAAATCTACACGAGACCTACTTGTTCGGATTGCCAGGATTTGAAAAAATTCTTGGAAAGTCATCGTATTCCGAACAAACAATATGATTTAGCAAAACAACCATCAAAAGAAAAAGATCTTATAAATATAACGGGAAATAGAATCGTACCAGCACTTGTATTTTCTGATCCATCCCTTTTGAGGTTAGTGAGAAAGCCAAAAAGCATGATTGGGTTTGAAAGGAATAAGGATGAAATAAAGAGGCTGTTAAATGTAGGATAG